A stretch of Lachancea thermotolerans CBS 6340 chromosome D complete sequence DNA encodes these proteins:
- the VPS20 gene encoding ESCRT-III subunit protein VPS20 (similar to uniprot|Q04272 Saccharomyces cerevisiae YMR077C VPS20 vaculolar protein sorting (putative)) has translation MGQKGSKIEVTKTDKAILQIKLSKDELHRYTRRTEILIGREREKLKALLREDPKNGKKNPRARILLKKIHYQNHLLEQAADQLINLENLVSTVEFKLVEQQFMMGLKQGNEVLTKLNKEFSGAEDLMDSVADQIAYQDEVDQILSSSVVGGFEEELDRELQQLDQEVNGPAHEPAKAEPNLPSTEGLPALSEPEAEEPQQEPQSDGRQREAVLT, from the coding sequence ATGGGACAGAAAGGCAGTAAAATAGAGGTCACGAAGACTGACAAGGCCATATTACAAATAAAGCTGTCCAAGGATGAGCTCCACCGATACACCAGGCGAACAGAGATTCTGATAGGACGCGAGCGcgagaaactcaaagcaCTGCTGCGAGAAGATCCTAAGAATGGCAAGAAAAACCCCAGGGCACGTATCCTACTGAAGAAAATCCACTACCAGAACCATTTGCTTGAACAGGCGGCGGACCAGCTGATAAACTTGGAAAACCTAGTCTCTACCGTTGAGTTTAAGCTTGTGGAGCAGCAGTTCATGATGGGCCTCAAGCAGGGAAACGAGGTGCTGACCAAGCTAAATAAGGAGTTCAGCGGCGCAGAAGACCTCATGGACTCAGTGGCAGACCAGATTGCATACCAGGACGAGGTGGACCAGATCCTGTCTTCAAGCGTGGTTGGGGGGTTCGAGGAGGAGCTCGACAGAGAACTGCAGCAGCTAGACCAGGAGGTGAACGGGCCGGCGCACGAGCCGGCAAAGGCGGAGCCAAATCTGCCCTCTACCGAAGGGCTACCTGCGCTCTCGGAGCCTGAGGCCGAAGAGCCGCAACAGGAGCCTCAGAGCGACGGGAGGCAACGTGAAGCGGTTCTCACGTAA
- the HEM2 gene encoding porphobilinogen synthase HEM2 (highly similar to uniprot|P05373 Saccharomyces cerevisiae YGL040C HEM2 Delta-aminolevulinate dehydratase a homo-octameric enzyme catalyzes the conversion of delta-aminolevulinic acid to porphobilinogen the second step in the heme biosynthetic pathway localizes to both the cytoplasm and nucleus), which produces MHTAEFLDAHPTEISSILAGGYNHPLLREWQNERQLTKNMFIFPLFISDDADEETPIDSLPNIKRFGVNRLAQYLAPLIEKGLKAVILFGVPMKEGCKDQYGTAADDPEGPVIQGINLLRREFPDLYIICDVCLCEYTSHGHCGVLYDDGSINREESVRRIAAVAVNYAKAGAHSIAPSDMIDGRIRDIKYGLIKAGLAHKTFVMSYAAKFSGNLYGPFRDAACSSPSSGDRKCYQLPSGGRGLARRALRRDLDEGTDGIIVKPSTFYLDIMADASEIARDVPICAYHVSGEYAMLHAAAEKGVVDFKTIAFESHQGFLRAGARLIISYLTPEFLEWLGQ; this is translated from the coding sequence ATGCACACTGCAGAGTTCCTTGACGCTCACCCAACTGAAATCAGTTCGATCCTGGCTGGGGGATACAATCATCCTTTGCTCAGAGAATGGCAAAATGAGCGCCAGCTAACTAAAAACATGTTCATCTTTCCTCTGTTTATCTCAGACGACGCTGACGAAGAAACGCCTATCGACTCTCTGCCCAACATCAAAAGATTTGGTGTCAACAGGCTTGCACAGTATTTGGCTCCTTTAATCGAAAAAGGGCTAAAGGCCGTGATCTTGTTCGGCGTGCCCATGAAGGAAGGATGTAAAGATCAATACGGGACTGCCGCGGATGATCCCGAGGGCCCAGTCATCCAGGGCATTAACCTTTTGAGACGCGAGTTCCCAGATCTTTACATCATCTGCGATGTGTGTCTATGTGAGTACACCTCCCACGGTCACTGTGGAGTCTTATACGACGACGGTAGCATTAACCGGGAGGAGTCTGTTCGTAGGATTGCCGCGGTTGCTGTCAACTATGCGAAAGCAGGAGCTCACTCTATTGCGCCTAGCGACATGATTGATGGCAGAATTCGCGACATCAAGTACGGACTGATTAAGGCTGGCCTGGCGCACAAAACCTTCGTGATGAGTTACGCCGCCAAGTTCAGCGGAAATCTCTACGGTCCTTTCCGCGATGCTGCCTGCTCCAGCCCCTCGAGCGGAGACCGCAAGTGCTACCAGCTCCCATCTGGCGGCCGCGGCCTTGCTCGCAGAGCCCTGAGAAGAGATTTGGACGAAGGCACTGACGGTATCATTGTGAAGCCCTCCACTTTCTACTTGGATATCATGGCAGACGCGTCCGAGATTGCGCGCGACGTCCCCATTTGCGCTTACCACGTCTCAGGCGAATACGCAATGTTACACGCGGCGGCCGAAAAGGGCGTGGTGGACTTCAAGACTATCGCTTTCGAATCCCACCAGGGCTTCTTGAGGGCCGGTGCAAGGTTGATTATCTCTTACCTCACCCCGGAGTTCCTGGAGTGGCTAGGCCAGTGA
- a CDS encoding urea carboxylase-associated family protein (conserved hypothetical protein) codes for MSSNLTFVSQRSEKKNYGKPKPIPAYFPTSKKSILIPNFEFYDRVKAAPRKLAATHAVPVRSGKAWKASKGSIVRISTPEGPQVCDFNCWEANSGFKEHMWASRTRQLHSAHVSVYDKLWSNLPYLRPLLTIIDDSLAGYGPDEHGGRVHDLLGTRCDPYVDKLLSGEDNDFHCHSNLYRAIREFGGEEEHVHDVLNIFQLTGLNENDQYFMETCPAKPGDYFEFFCEVDVVCAVSSCPGGDLSDWGWGEGGTDSEANVGDMSAKCRPLKVEVFELENPEEALEGWESPQPVKYQGNHGF; via the coding sequence ATGTCTTCAAATCTTACCTTTGTCTCGCAAAGAAGCGAGAAAAAGAACTACGGAAAGCCCAAGCCAATACCAGCATACTTCCCCacatcaaagaagtcgATACTGATACCAAACTTTGAGTTTTACGACCGCGTCAAAGCGGCGCCCCGCAAGCTTGCCGCAACGCACGCGGTGCCAGTGCGGTCCGGCAAGGCATGGAAGGCTTCGAAGGGGTCAATTGTTCGCATTTCCACGCCTGAAGGCCCTCAAGTGTGCGACTTCAACTGCTGGGAGGCGAACTCCGGGTTCAAGGAGCACATGTGGGCGTCGCGGACACGGCAGCTACACTCCGCGCACGTCTCCGTGTATGACAAGCTGTGGTCGAACCTACCGTATCTGCGGCCCTTGCTGACCATCATCGATGACTCACTGGCGGGCTACGGCCCCGATGAGCACGGCGGTCGTGTGCACGACCTCCTGGGCACACGTTGTGACCCGTACGTCGACAAGCTGCTCAGCGGTGAGGACAACGATTTCCACTGCCATTCGAACTTGTACCGTGCGATCCGAGAATTTGGCGGCGAGGAAGAACATGTGCACGACGTGTTGAACATCTTCCAGCTAACCGGCTTGAACGAGAACGACCAGTACTTCATGGAGACGTGTCCAGCGAAGCCGGGCGATTATTTCGAGTTTTTCTGCGAAGTGGATGTTGTTTGTGCCGTGTCATCCTGTCCTGGCGGCGATCTTTCGGACTGGGGATGGGGCGAAGGCGGAACAGACTCCGAGGCCAACGTGGGCGATATGTCTGCCAAATGCAGGCCCCTGAAGGTGGAGGTGTTCGAGTTGGAAAACCCGGAAGAGGCCCTCGAGGGCTGGGAATCGCCACAACCCGTTAAGTACCAGGGAAACCACGGATTTTAA